CGGCGGATACTACATCGCCTGCGCGTCGCAGAAGATCTACGCGAATCCCGGTACGATAACCGGCTCCATCGGGGTTATCATGTCGTTCGTGAGCGTCAAGGACCTGATCGGAAAGATCGGCGTCAAGGGGATGGTGGTGAAGAGCGGGGAATTCAAGGACCTGGGGTCCCCCGTGCGCGACATGAAGCCCGAGGAACGGAAGCTTCTCAAGGAGGTGGTGGACAACGTCCACCTCCAGTTCGTGGACGCCGTGGCGGAAGGAAGGAAGCTTGACAAGAGCAAGGTGTTGAAGATCGCCGACGGGCGGATCTTCTCGGGGGAGCAGGCCAAGGCGCTGGGCCTGATCGATGCGCTCGGAAACCTGGAAGACGCCGTGGCGGAAGCGGGGAAGATGGCGAATATCGAGGGAGAGCCCCGCGTGGTGACGCCGCCGAAAAAAAAGATCTCCATCCTGGAATTGCTAAAGGAAGAGGCGAAAAGTATAATCGGGGATAAATTGACCGAGTATCGAATCCGCCTCGATTACCTCGCACAATAAAATAATCCCGTGGAGGGAATGAAAGCATGACGAAGAGCGATCTCGTTCAGAAGCTGTCGGAGCAGGTCACGACTTTGACGAAGAAGGAGTGCGAGGTCATAGTCGACACGGTCTTCCTTCAGATGAAGGACGCGCTGCAGAAGGGGGAGAAGATCGAGATCCGCGGGTTCGGCAGCTTCACCGTCCGCGTCCGCCGCGCCAAGGAGGGACGCAACCCCAAGACCGGCGAGAAGGTGTCCATCCCCGAAAAACGGATTCCCTTCTTCAAGGTAGGCAAGGAACTCCGGGAACTGGTCAATACCTGACGGCCTGATGGAGCGCATGTTCTCCCCCTGGCGGATGGAGTACCTCCGCGGGGGAAATTCCGGCGGTGCGGGAAGCCGGTGCATTTTCTGCGCCGGGGAGGCCGACCGGAGCGATCCGGAAGCGCTGATCCTGGGGATCTATCCGCGCACCCTCGCGATCTGCAACCGCTATCCCTACAACAACGGTCACATACTTCTCGCTCCGCGGCGGCAC
The DNA window shown above is from Deltaproteobacteria bacterium and carries:
- the sppA gene encoding signal peptide peptidase SppA, with the protein product MTTDSPLPAPRSRRPFLRGCAIVALVFAAFFILIGVVSRMDDMSLKTGDKVAVLPVTGLIADSEATIEQLKKFARDDSVKAIVIRINSPGGGVGPSQEIHEEVKKLQGKKIVVASMGALAASGGYYIACASQKIYANPGTITGSIGVIMSFVSVKDLIGKIGVKGMVVKSGEFKDLGSPVRDMKPEERKLLKEVVDNVHLQFVDAVAEGRKLDKSKVLKIADGRIFSGEQAKALGLIDALGNLEDAVAEAGKMANIEGEPRVVTPPKKKISILELLKEEAKSIIGDKLTEYRIRLDYLAQ
- a CDS encoding integration host factor subunit beta, with translation MTKSDLVQKLSEQVTTLTKKECEVIVDTVFLQMKDALQKGEKIEIRGFGSFTVRVRRAKEGRNPKTGEKVSIPEKRIPFFKVGKELRELVNT